The following coding sequences lie in one Apium graveolens cultivar Ventura chromosome 3, ASM990537v1, whole genome shotgun sequence genomic window:
- the LOC141713404 gene encoding protein RADIALIS-like 3, with translation MTSNFNSSSRNSASSWTQRQNDQFEEALAKYDRDTPDRWHNIARVVDGKSAEEVKRHFELLVKDIMKIESDQVPLPNYRTTGGNGRGFENEQRLFRNIRLQ, from the exons ATGACGTCAAACTTCAACTCCTCTTCGAGAAACTCTGCCTCTTCCTGGACGCAAAGGCAGAACGACCAATTTGAAGAGGCTTTGGCAAAATATGACAGGGACACCCCTGACCGCTGGCATAACATAGCCAGGGTTGTGGATGGAAAATCCGCGGAAGAAGTTAAGAGGCACTTCGAACTCCTTGTGAAAGACATCATGAAAATAGAGTCTGATCAGGTACCATTACCCAATTACAGAACCACTGGAGGCAATGGCAGAGGATTTGAAAATGAACAGAG ACTTTTCAGGAACATAAGGCTACAGTAA